In Flavobacteriales bacterium, the genomic stretch CTGAGTCAATAAAAAAGGACAAAATATTGCAAGCCAAAGAAAAGTTTTTATCGCTTAAAGAAGAGCATGAAAAGACGATCAACAATAGAAACAGAAAACTTCAAGAGCGAGAAAATAAATTCAACCAAAAGGACAAGAACCTGAATAAAAAACTTGATGAGTATACCCGAAAGGATAAAGAAGCGACGCGTTTAAAAGACCAATTAACAAGACAAATTGAAGCTTTTGAAAAAAGAAAAGAAGAGGTTGACAAAGTACATACCAAACAAGTTCAAGAGCTAGAAAAACTAAGTGGTTATACTAAAGATGAAGCAAAAGATCATTTAGTTGAAGCACTTAAAGACGAAGCCAGAACAGATGCTATGGCTTACATTCAAGAAATCCAAGAGGAAGCAAAGTTGAACGCCAATAAAGAAGCCAAGAAAATTGTTATCCAATCTATTCAACGCGTTGCAACAGAGAAAGCTGTTGAGAACTCAGTATCTGTCTTCAACATTGACAGTGATGAAATGAAAGGTAGAATTATTGGACGTGAAGGAAGAAACATTAGAGCTATTGAATCTGCTACGGGAGTTGAAGTAGTTGTAGATGACACACCAGGGGCAATTATGCTTTCTTGCTTTGACCCAGTAAGAAGAGAAATAGCAAGATTATCTCTACACCAATTGGTTGCTGATGGAAGAATTCACCCTGCTAGAATTGAAGAAGTCGTTGCTAAAACACGAAAATCTTTAAATGAAGAGATTATAGAAACAGGAAAAAGGACATGTATTGATTTAGGTATTCATGGTTTACATCCTGAGTTAATTAAAATGGTAGGAAGAATGAAATACCGTTCTTCATACGGACAAAACTTATTACAACACTCAAGAGAAGTCGCTAATTTGTGTGCTACAATGGCTTCTGAACTGGGGCTAAATCCAAAAGTTGCTAAACGTGCAGGATTATTACACGATATCGGTAAGGTTCCTGAGAACGAACCAGAATTGCCACACGCTATCTTAGGTATGAAAATGGCTGAAAAATATGGTGAAAAAGCAGATGTTTGCAATGCTATAGGTGCTCACCATGAT encodes the following:
- the rny gene encoding ribonuclease Y gives rise to the protein MEPVSIIIGVVIGIIAGIAFAYFFLSKGINSKKEVIIKEAKLEAESIKKDKILQAKEKFLSLKEEHEKTINNRNRKLQERENKFNQKDKNLNKKLDEYTRKDKEATRLKDQLTRQIEAFEKRKEEVDKVHTKQVQELEKLSGYTKDEAKDHLVEALKDEARTDAMAYIQEIQEEAKLNANKEAKKIVIQSIQRVATEKAVENSVSVFNIDSDEMKGRIIGREGRNIRAIESATGVEVVVDDTPGAIMLSCFDPVRREIARLSLHQLVADGRIHPARIEEVVAKTRKSLNEEIIETGKRTCIDLGIHGLHPELIKMVGRMKYRSSYGQNLLQHSREVANLCATMASELGLNPKVAKRAGLLHDIGKVPENEPELPHAILGMKMAEKYGEKADVCNAIGAHHDEIEMTTLISPIVQVCDAISGARPGARREVVESYIQRIKDLENVALAKEGVTKAYAIQAGRELRVLVESEKVSDKRADELSFEISHQIQTEMTYPGQVKVTVIREKRAVAYAK